One Trichomycterus rosablanca isolate fTriRos1 chromosome 10, fTriRos1.hap1, whole genome shotgun sequence DNA window includes the following coding sequences:
- the LOC134321621 gene encoding uncharacterized protein LOC134321621 — translation MSQVLLRQDKGESSNIILKFADDTTVLGLITKGDESAYREEVRELAEWCSHSNLHLNISKTKEMIVDYRKRQEDEHAPLYIRGAAVERVRLRKFGLPPKILKNFYKCTIESLLTGCISVWYGNCSLHDRKALQRVVRAAEIIIGHKLPALQDIYRTSCLKKALKITSDHTHPAHGLFTKLPSGRREAQQQQKDELDVLARRLLKLEVAEKDKLATQDKRDKKQLVALESQNSLHQYAPQTQLQAIVPVQPLPPPAAAYPTAYLTVWKPQYPLKPEQSLGIKDTIAGLLTAGVLRKSNSDWNTPILPVSKGEGKGWRMVHDLREINKATVTENIPVPDPYLALQNLTPDHCYFTVIDLANAFFCLPLASYCQQIFSFTYEGQKYTYNRLPQGYKDSPGLFNRALKADLSSLTLPDNTVLVQYVDDLLIAAPDADTCLAATVSLLTLLANLGYKVKQDKLQVARPVVTFLGRQISAIGHTLTATQRQSILQHGKPSTVQDLLAFLGLTGYSRNFIFDYVGLTQPLRDCLAMVGHRNLKAKLIWTIDAEKAFIDLKQALAHAEHLQAPDYEKPFFLDVSERNGIVNAVLFQKGGRESNRQILMYYSSKLDVMEQGQTHCTRQIAALAKAVNKTAHLVMCHPLVINTNHGVVAFLTSTAFTLSPTRKMRISDTLTQPHITFTHKDTVNMAKQLPHTDLEPHDCEFVAQRDLRLREDLGSDPLENPEVVFFCDGCCYRGEEGNVASFAVIEQQGKGFVTRVAEIIPQPASAQLAEIVALTKALELGKDKVLNVYTDSAYAHCAVHVDGPQWMRRGFVTSQNTPVKHAEALKALLSATLLPKLVAVIKCKGHSKTSDLEGLGNNAADAAAKKAGGYTVQMTVKADTWDLIMW, via the exons ATGTCTCAGGTTTTACTGAGACAGGATAAAGGAGAAAG CTCCAACATCATActtaagtttgctgacgacaccacTGTCCTGGGCCTCATCACGAAGGGTGACGAGTCGGCCTACAGAGAAGAGGTCAGAGAGCTGGCTGAATGGTGCAGCCACAGCAACCTTCATCTCAACATCAGCAAAACAAAAGAGATGATTGTAGACTACAGGAAGCGGCAAGAGGATGAACACGCACCCTTGTACATCAGAGGAGCTGCTGTGGAACGAGTCAG GCTCAGGAAGTTTGGTCTCCCACCCAAGATTCTGAAAAACTTTTACAAATGCACCATTGAAAGTTTATTAACAGGCTGCATATCTGTCTGGTATGGAAACTGCTCTCTCCATGACCGCAAGGCCCTTCAGAGAGTTGTGAGAGCAGCCGAGATCATCATTGGTCACAAGCTTCCAGCCTTACAGGACATCTACCGAACCAGTTGTCTAAAGAAGGCTTTAAAAATTACCTCAGACCACACCCACCCTGCACACGGACTGTTCACAAAACTGCCATCAGGCAGACG GGAAGCCCAACAGCAACAGAAGGATGAGCTGGACGTCCTCGCAAGACGTCTGCTTAAACTTGAAGTCGCTGAAAAAGATAAACTTGCCACCCAGGATAAACGAGATAAAAAACAGTTGGTGGCCCTGGAATCCCAAAATTCACTTCATCAGTATGCCCCTCAAACACAGCTACAGGCAATCGTTCCAGTACAGCCCCTACCTCCGCCTGCAGCAGCTTATCCAACAGCATATCTGACAG TATGGAAACCTCAGTATCCTTTGAAACCAGAACAATCTCTAGGTATAAAAGACACCATAGCTGGACTACTGACAGCTGGTGTTCTCAGAAAATCCAATTCTGACTGGAACACCCCGATCCTACCTGTCTCCAAAGGAGAGGGAAAGGGATGGCGTATGGTGCACGACTTAAGGGAAATTAATAAAGCTACTGTTACTGAAAATATCCCTGTCCCAGACCCATACTTAGCTTTGCAAAATCTGACCCCTGACCATTGTTATTTCACTGTTATCGATTTGGCAAATGCATTTTTCTGCCTCCCACTGGCCAGCTACTGTCAACAAATTTTTTCTTTCACATATGAGGGACAGAAGTATACATATAACAGATTGCCACAAGGTTACAAGGACAGCCCAGGTCTGTTCAATAGAGCCCTTAAAGCTGATTTGTCCAGCCTAACCTTACCTGACAATACGGTGTTAGTCCAGTATGTTGATGACCTACTGATAGCAGCCCCTGATGCAGACACCTGTCTAGCAGCCACTGTCTCCTTGCTCACGTTGCTGGCTAACCTTGGATACAAGGTGAAACAGGACAAATTGCAAGTTGCTAGACCAGTGGTGACTTTTTTGGGACGCCAAATTTCGGCCATTGGTCACACTTTGACTGCTACACAACGTCAATCCATCCTGCAACATGGTAAACCCAGTACAGTTCAGGATCTACTAGCGTTCCTGGGGTTAACGGGCTACAGCCGTAATTTCATTTTTGATTATGTGGGTTTGACGCAACCTCTTAGGGATTGTTTGGCTATGGTGGGACACAGGAACCTTAAAGCAAAACTAATCTGGACCATTGACGCCGAAAAAGCTTTCATTGACTTAAAGCAAGCCTTGGCGCATGCTGAACATTTACAGGCCCCAGATTATGAAAAACCCTTTTTCCTAGATGTTTCTGAAAGGAACGGTATTGTAAATGCCGTTCTCTTTCAGAAAGGGGGGAGGGAAAGTAATAGACAGATTCTCATGTACTATAGCTCAAAACTAGATGTAATGGAACAGGGCCAAACACATTGCACTAGACAAATTGCAGCTCTAGCCAAGGCTGTTAACAAAACTGCTCATTTAGTCATGTGTCACCCTCTAGTGATCAACACGAACCATGGTGTTGTTGCCTTTCTTACTTCTACAGCATTCACTCTTTCACCCACTAGGAAGATGAGGATCAGCGATACGCTGACACAACCACacatcacattcacacacaaagatacgGTGAATATGGCAAAACAATTACCGCACACTGATTTGGAACCACATGACTGTGAGTTTGTGGCCCAGAGGGACCTGAGACTCAGGGAAGACCTCGGTAGTGACCCTTTAGAAAATCCTGAAGTGGTATTTTTTTGTGATGGTTGTTGTTATAGAGGAGAAGAGGGAAATGTGGCCTCATTTGCTGTAATTGAACAACAGGGGAAAGGCTTTGTCACTAGAGTAGCAGAAATCATACCCCAGCCAGCGTCAGCCCAACTTGCCGAAATAGTAGCACTTACAAAAGCTTTAGAATTAGGAAAGGACAAGGTCCTAAATGTTTACACAGACTCTGCTTATGCCCACTGCGCAGTCCATGTGGATGGACCGCAGTGGATGAGGAGAGGATTTGTGACCTCTCAAAACACTCCTGTGAAACATGCAGAAGCCCTAAAAGCCTTATTAAGTGCTACTTTGTTGCCCAAACTAGTAGCTGTAATTAAGTGCAAAGGGCACTCCAAGACAAGTGACTTGGAGGGACTGGGAAACAATGCAGCAGATGCTGCAGCTAAAAAGGCAGGAggttacactgtacaaatgact